Proteins co-encoded in one Gossypium arboreum isolate Shixiya-1 chromosome 11, ASM2569848v2, whole genome shotgun sequence genomic window:
- the LOC108471219 gene encoding uncharacterized protein LOC108471219 isoform X1, with protein sequence MNTRVRTALHSMKASPNHEKNKEKKMEKIKDSRALGTTKTVTNRRRSNRERKMALLQDVDKLKTKLRHEENVHKTLERALTRPLGALPRLPPYLPPYTLELVAEVAVLEEEVVRLEEQVVNFRQGLYQEAVYASSKRNVENLNESIQQSLVRSSKHQRSRSFSVNETSSVTIIARLQQSLSRSVSSRKLLPPDTIYDGSGKSVSRPTNVRQASTKPNSASGDVRGKENQSFGNAVKDKQSSEKAISKVVTPVKRLPTPHKSADKCLDPLKLQLDSRLIDQERAQDSPSGSSEDKVSEADNTPNQISEDIVRCLSSIFTRLSTSKGKAVESGTLPSRPFVNSHERNRECECKDPYEICSDLKSRDIGPYKYLCAIEANTIDLNRKTNVLFLIHRLKFLLGKLASVDLEGLSHQQKLAFWINTYNSCMMNEILEHGTPESPETVVALMQKATIVVGGYLLKAVTIEHFILRLPFHLKFTCPEAAKNDEMKARNKFGLEWSEPLVTFALACGSWSSPAVRVYTASEVEDELETAKREYLQAAIGISRTNKLIIPKLLDWYLLDFAKDLESFLDWVCLQLPNEVRNEAVKCLERKGKEPLSKLVRVMPYDFSFRLLLHH encoded by the exons atgaatacAAGAGTTCGTACAGCTCTTCACTCCATGAAAGCTTCTCCAAATCATGAGAAAAATAAA GAGAAGAAGATGGAGAAGATTAAGGATAGCAGAGCGCTTGGAACCACCAAAACTGTGACCAATAGGAGAAGATCAAACAGGGAAaggaaaatggccttattacaagaT GTTGATAAGCTAAAAACGAAGCTTAGACATGAAGAGAATGTTCATAAAACTTTGGAGAGAGCTTTGACTAGACCTTTAGGAGCTCTTCCTCGCCTTCCTCCTTACTTACCTCCATAT ACACTGGAGCTAGTTGCTGAAGTAGCTGTTTTGGAAGAGGAAGTTGTTAGGCTTGAAGAGCAAGTAGTGAATTTTAGGCAAGGCCTTTATCAAGAAGCTGTCTATGCATCTTCCAAGAGGAATGTGGAGAATTTGAACGAATCCATCCAGCAATCTCTGGTCAGAAGTTCTAAACACCAGCGATCGAGGTCTTTTTCTGTAAACGAGACGAGTTCAGTAACGATCATTGCCAGGCTTCAACAGTCTCTTTCTAGAAGTGTTTCAAGCAGAAAGCTATTGCCTCCTGATACCATTTACGATGGATCTGGGAAGTCCGTTAGCAGGCCAACGAATGTGAGACAAGCTTCGACAAAACCAAATTCTGCTTCCGGAGATGTAAGAGGAAAAGAGAATCAATCATTTGGCAATGCTGTGAAGGATAAACAATCTTCTGAAAAGGCAATTTCCAAGGTTGTGACACCGGTAAAGAGACTTCCAACTCCGCATAAATCGGCAGACAAATGTTTGGATCCTTTGAAGTTACAG CTAGATAGTAGATTAATAGACCAGGAAAGAGCACAAGATAGCCCTTCTGGGTCTTCAGAGGATAAAGTATCAGAAGCTGATAATACACCAAACCAAATATCTGAAGATATTGTAAGGTGCTTGTCTAGCATTTTCACGAGGTTGAGCACCTCGAAAGGCAAAGCTGTGGAATCCGGGACTTTACCTTCTCGACCATTTGTCAATTCTCATGAAAGGAACAGAGAGTGTGAATGTAAAGACCCTTATGAAATCTGTTCAGATTTGAAAAGTAGAGACATTGGCCCCTATAAGTATCTTTGTGCAATTGAAGCTAATACAATTGATCTGAACCGAAAAACGAACGTTTTGTTTCTGATCCATAGATTGAA GTTTCTACTAGGGAAGCTAGCCTCTGTTGATTTAGAGGGTCTTAGCCATCAGCAGAAACTTGCATTCTGGATAAACACTTATAATTCCTGTATGATGAAT GAGATTTTGGAGCACGGGACTCCTGAGTCTCCTGAAACAGTGGTGGCACTAATGCAAAAG GCGACAATAGTTGTGGGAGGATACTTGCTAAAGGCAGTAACGATTGAGCATTTCATATTAAGGCTGCCTTTCCATTTGAAATTT ACCTGTCCTGAAGCAGCCAAAAATGATGAGATGAAAGCACGCAATAAATTCGGACTGGAGTGGTCCGAACCCCTGGTCACATTTGCTCTTGCATGTGGAAGCTGGTCATCTCCTGCT GTGAGAGTATACACAGCATCTGAGGTTGAAGATGAGCTGGAAACAGCAAAGAGAGAGTATCTACAGGCAGCCATTGGCATTTCAAGAACAAACAAGTTAATAATTCCAAAGCTGTTGGATTGGTATCTGCTTGACTTTGCTAAGGATTTGGAATCGTTTCTGGATTGGGTTTGTCTGCAACTACCGAATGAAGTGAGGAATGAAGCAGTCAAATGTCTAGAAAGAAAGGGGAAAGAGCCTCTTTCCAAACTAGTTCGAGTAATGCCATATGATTTCAGTTTCAGATTGCTTTTACACCATTGA
- the LOC108471219 gene encoding uncharacterized protein LOC108471219 isoform X2, with amino-acid sequence MNTRVRTALHSMKASPNHEKNKKMEKIKDSRALGTTKTVTNRRRSNRERKMALLQDVDKLKTKLRHEENVHKTLERALTRPLGALPRLPPYLPPYTLELVAEVAVLEEEVVRLEEQVVNFRQGLYQEAVYASSKRNVENLNESIQQSLVRSSKHQRSRSFSVNETSSVTIIARLQQSLSRSVSSRKLLPPDTIYDGSGKSVSRPTNVRQASTKPNSASGDVRGKENQSFGNAVKDKQSSEKAISKVVTPVKRLPTPHKSADKCLDPLKLQLDSRLIDQERAQDSPSGSSEDKVSEADNTPNQISEDIVRCLSSIFTRLSTSKGKAVESGTLPSRPFVNSHERNRECECKDPYEICSDLKSRDIGPYKYLCAIEANTIDLNRKTNVLFLIHRLKFLLGKLASVDLEGLSHQQKLAFWINTYNSCMMNEILEHGTPESPETVVALMQKATIVVGGYLLKAVTIEHFILRLPFHLKFTCPEAAKNDEMKARNKFGLEWSEPLVTFALACGSWSSPAVRVYTASEVEDELETAKREYLQAAIGISRTNKLIIPKLLDWYLLDFAKDLESFLDWVCLQLPNEVRNEAVKCLERKGKEPLSKLVRVMPYDFSFRLLLHH; translated from the exons atgaatacAAGAGTTCGTACAGCTCTTCACTCCATGAAAGCTTCTCCAAATCATGAGAAAAATAAA AAGATGGAGAAGATTAAGGATAGCAGAGCGCTTGGAACCACCAAAACTGTGACCAATAGGAGAAGATCAAACAGGGAAaggaaaatggccttattacaagaT GTTGATAAGCTAAAAACGAAGCTTAGACATGAAGAGAATGTTCATAAAACTTTGGAGAGAGCTTTGACTAGACCTTTAGGAGCTCTTCCTCGCCTTCCTCCTTACTTACCTCCATAT ACACTGGAGCTAGTTGCTGAAGTAGCTGTTTTGGAAGAGGAAGTTGTTAGGCTTGAAGAGCAAGTAGTGAATTTTAGGCAAGGCCTTTATCAAGAAGCTGTCTATGCATCTTCCAAGAGGAATGTGGAGAATTTGAACGAATCCATCCAGCAATCTCTGGTCAGAAGTTCTAAACACCAGCGATCGAGGTCTTTTTCTGTAAACGAGACGAGTTCAGTAACGATCATTGCCAGGCTTCAACAGTCTCTTTCTAGAAGTGTTTCAAGCAGAAAGCTATTGCCTCCTGATACCATTTACGATGGATCTGGGAAGTCCGTTAGCAGGCCAACGAATGTGAGACAAGCTTCGACAAAACCAAATTCTGCTTCCGGAGATGTAAGAGGAAAAGAGAATCAATCATTTGGCAATGCTGTGAAGGATAAACAATCTTCTGAAAAGGCAATTTCCAAGGTTGTGACACCGGTAAAGAGACTTCCAACTCCGCATAAATCGGCAGACAAATGTTTGGATCCTTTGAAGTTACAG CTAGATAGTAGATTAATAGACCAGGAAAGAGCACAAGATAGCCCTTCTGGGTCTTCAGAGGATAAAGTATCAGAAGCTGATAATACACCAAACCAAATATCTGAAGATATTGTAAGGTGCTTGTCTAGCATTTTCACGAGGTTGAGCACCTCGAAAGGCAAAGCTGTGGAATCCGGGACTTTACCTTCTCGACCATTTGTCAATTCTCATGAAAGGAACAGAGAGTGTGAATGTAAAGACCCTTATGAAATCTGTTCAGATTTGAAAAGTAGAGACATTGGCCCCTATAAGTATCTTTGTGCAATTGAAGCTAATACAATTGATCTGAACCGAAAAACGAACGTTTTGTTTCTGATCCATAGATTGAA GTTTCTACTAGGGAAGCTAGCCTCTGTTGATTTAGAGGGTCTTAGCCATCAGCAGAAACTTGCATTCTGGATAAACACTTATAATTCCTGTATGATGAAT GAGATTTTGGAGCACGGGACTCCTGAGTCTCCTGAAACAGTGGTGGCACTAATGCAAAAG GCGACAATAGTTGTGGGAGGATACTTGCTAAAGGCAGTAACGATTGAGCATTTCATATTAAGGCTGCCTTTCCATTTGAAATTT ACCTGTCCTGAAGCAGCCAAAAATGATGAGATGAAAGCACGCAATAAATTCGGACTGGAGTGGTCCGAACCCCTGGTCACATTTGCTCTTGCATGTGGAAGCTGGTCATCTCCTGCT GTGAGAGTATACACAGCATCTGAGGTTGAAGATGAGCTGGAAACAGCAAAGAGAGAGTATCTACAGGCAGCCATTGGCATTTCAAGAACAAACAAGTTAATAATTCCAAAGCTGTTGGATTGGTATCTGCTTGACTTTGCTAAGGATTTGGAATCGTTTCTGGATTGGGTTTGTCTGCAACTACCGAATGAAGTGAGGAATGAAGCAGTCAAATGTCTAGAAAGAAAGGGGAAAGAGCCTCTTTCCAAACTAGTTCGAGTAATGCCATATGATTTCAGTTTCAGATTGCTTTTACACCATTGA
- the LOC108471219 gene encoding uncharacterized protein LOC108471219 isoform X3 produces MEKIKDSRALGTTKTVTNRRRSNRERKMALLQDVDKLKTKLRHEENVHKTLERALTRPLGALPRLPPYLPPYTLELVAEVAVLEEEVVRLEEQVVNFRQGLYQEAVYASSKRNVENLNESIQQSLVRSSKHQRSRSFSVNETSSVTIIARLQQSLSRSVSSRKLLPPDTIYDGSGKSVSRPTNVRQASTKPNSASGDVRGKENQSFGNAVKDKQSSEKAISKVVTPVKRLPTPHKSADKCLDPLKLQLDSRLIDQERAQDSPSGSSEDKVSEADNTPNQISEDIVRCLSSIFTRLSTSKGKAVESGTLPSRPFVNSHERNRECECKDPYEICSDLKSRDIGPYKYLCAIEANTIDLNRKTNVLFLIHRLKFLLGKLASVDLEGLSHQQKLAFWINTYNSCMMNEILEHGTPESPETVVALMQKATIVVGGYLLKAVTIEHFILRLPFHLKFTCPEAAKNDEMKARNKFGLEWSEPLVTFALACGSWSSPAVRVYTASEVEDELETAKREYLQAAIGISRTNKLIIPKLLDWYLLDFAKDLESFLDWVCLQLPNEVRNEAVKCLERKGKEPLSKLVRVMPYDFSFRLLLHH; encoded by the exons ATGGAGAAGATTAAGGATAGCAGAGCGCTTGGAACCACCAAAACTGTGACCAATAGGAGAAGATCAAACAGGGAAaggaaaatggccttattacaagaT GTTGATAAGCTAAAAACGAAGCTTAGACATGAAGAGAATGTTCATAAAACTTTGGAGAGAGCTTTGACTAGACCTTTAGGAGCTCTTCCTCGCCTTCCTCCTTACTTACCTCCATAT ACACTGGAGCTAGTTGCTGAAGTAGCTGTTTTGGAAGAGGAAGTTGTTAGGCTTGAAGAGCAAGTAGTGAATTTTAGGCAAGGCCTTTATCAAGAAGCTGTCTATGCATCTTCCAAGAGGAATGTGGAGAATTTGAACGAATCCATCCAGCAATCTCTGGTCAGAAGTTCTAAACACCAGCGATCGAGGTCTTTTTCTGTAAACGAGACGAGTTCAGTAACGATCATTGCCAGGCTTCAACAGTCTCTTTCTAGAAGTGTTTCAAGCAGAAAGCTATTGCCTCCTGATACCATTTACGATGGATCTGGGAAGTCCGTTAGCAGGCCAACGAATGTGAGACAAGCTTCGACAAAACCAAATTCTGCTTCCGGAGATGTAAGAGGAAAAGAGAATCAATCATTTGGCAATGCTGTGAAGGATAAACAATCTTCTGAAAAGGCAATTTCCAAGGTTGTGACACCGGTAAAGAGACTTCCAACTCCGCATAAATCGGCAGACAAATGTTTGGATCCTTTGAAGTTACAG CTAGATAGTAGATTAATAGACCAGGAAAGAGCACAAGATAGCCCTTCTGGGTCTTCAGAGGATAAAGTATCAGAAGCTGATAATACACCAAACCAAATATCTGAAGATATTGTAAGGTGCTTGTCTAGCATTTTCACGAGGTTGAGCACCTCGAAAGGCAAAGCTGTGGAATCCGGGACTTTACCTTCTCGACCATTTGTCAATTCTCATGAAAGGAACAGAGAGTGTGAATGTAAAGACCCTTATGAAATCTGTTCAGATTTGAAAAGTAGAGACATTGGCCCCTATAAGTATCTTTGTGCAATTGAAGCTAATACAATTGATCTGAACCGAAAAACGAACGTTTTGTTTCTGATCCATAGATTGAA GTTTCTACTAGGGAAGCTAGCCTCTGTTGATTTAGAGGGTCTTAGCCATCAGCAGAAACTTGCATTCTGGATAAACACTTATAATTCCTGTATGATGAAT GAGATTTTGGAGCACGGGACTCCTGAGTCTCCTGAAACAGTGGTGGCACTAATGCAAAAG GCGACAATAGTTGTGGGAGGATACTTGCTAAAGGCAGTAACGATTGAGCATTTCATATTAAGGCTGCCTTTCCATTTGAAATTT ACCTGTCCTGAAGCAGCCAAAAATGATGAGATGAAAGCACGCAATAAATTCGGACTGGAGTGGTCCGAACCCCTGGTCACATTTGCTCTTGCATGTGGAAGCTGGTCATCTCCTGCT GTGAGAGTATACACAGCATCTGAGGTTGAAGATGAGCTGGAAACAGCAAAGAGAGAGTATCTACAGGCAGCCATTGGCATTTCAAGAACAAACAAGTTAATAATTCCAAAGCTGTTGGATTGGTATCTGCTTGACTTTGCTAAGGATTTGGAATCGTTTCTGGATTGGGTTTGTCTGCAACTACCGAATGAAGTGAGGAATGAAGCAGTCAAATGTCTAGAAAGAAAGGGGAAAGAGCCTCTTTCCAAACTAGTTCGAGTAATGCCATATGATTTCAGTTTCAGATTGCTTTTACACCATTGA